One Marinitoga hydrogenitolerans DSM 16785 genomic window carries:
- the secA gene encoding preprotein translocase subunit SecA: protein MSILAKIFDKNKRTLNKYKKVVDKINALEPEMEKLSDDQLKSKTTEFKKRLENGEVLDDLLVDAFAVVRETAKRVLKMRHFDVQLMGGIALHEGNIAEMKTGEGKTLVATLPVYLNALTGKGVHLATHNDYLAKRDAQWMGPVYEFLGLSVGFIQAGMENEDRKKAYRCDITYGTANEFGFDYLRDNLVYDLNDKVQRGHYYTIVDEADSILIDEARTPLIISGPSDTPSHLYTKFATIARKLKKDDDFTLDEKSKAVILTDEGIAKLEKMLGIENLYDPKNIHFLFHTLNALKALHYFKKDKDYIIQDGEIIIVDEFTGRLMHGRRYSEGLHQAIEAKEGVKVKEESLTYATITFQNYFRMYEKLAGMTGTAKTEEDEFKQIYNCEVVVIPTNKPVIRKDKNDLIYKTQKEKWTAVVKEIKERYKNGQPMLVGTTSIETSELLSHMLKKEKIPHNVLNAKYHEKEAEIIAQAGQKGMITIATNMAGRGTDIKLGEGVVELGGLYVIGTERHESRRIDNQLIGRSGRQGDPGESRFFLSFEDDLLRLFGGDKLKNIMNTLKIEDDQPIEHALLSKIIRDAQKRVEGIHFSIRKRLFELDSIMDYQRSSIYSHRDWILSQTDYDEHLREIFEDVVDRLVESSINEEELVDKEELSKKLLAFGIIEKIDFDNVEECKDKVFKLLWDKYHSKKSEFGEEFQRISKFIMLRIIDERWRKHLEAIEHLKEAVSLRAYGQKDPAMEFKKESYILFEELINNIYDDTVSYLLRIIKVDTSKEEEETKKKIHQLNFVHNDGSVINRAEKRKEKKKTHKRIKIKR, encoded by the coding sequence ATGAGCATATTAGCAAAAATTTTTGATAAGAACAAAAGAACCTTGAACAAATATAAAAAAGTGGTTGATAAAATAAATGCTTTAGAACCGGAAATGGAAAAGTTAAGTGATGACCAATTAAAATCAAAAACCACCGAATTTAAAAAAAGACTTGAAAATGGAGAAGTTTTAGATGACCTATTAGTAGATGCTTTTGCTGTAGTTAGAGAAACTGCAAAAAGAGTTTTAAAAATGAGACATTTTGACGTTCAATTAATGGGTGGAATTGCCTTGCATGAAGGAAATATTGCAGAAATGAAAACTGGTGAAGGTAAAACACTGGTTGCAACATTACCTGTATACCTAAATGCCTTGACTGGAAAAGGAGTTCACTTGGCAACACACAATGATTATCTCGCCAAAAGAGATGCTCAATGGATGGGTCCTGTCTATGAATTTTTAGGATTAAGTGTAGGCTTTATTCAAGCTGGAATGGAAAATGAAGATAGAAAAAAAGCTTATAGGTGTGATATAACCTATGGAACTGCAAATGAGTTTGGATTTGATTATTTAAGAGATAATCTTGTATATGATTTAAATGATAAAGTACAAAGAGGTCATTATTATACTATAGTTGATGAAGCTGATAGTATTTTAATTGACGAAGCCAGAACACCTTTAATAATTTCAGGTCCATCCGATACACCATCACATTTATATACAAAATTTGCAACAATAGCAAGAAAGTTGAAAAAAGACGATGACTTTACATTGGACGAAAAAAGTAAAGCTGTAATTCTTACAGATGAAGGTATTGCAAAGCTTGAAAAAATGTTAGGAATAGAAAATCTATATGATCCAAAAAATATTCACTTTTTATTCCACACTTTAAATGCTTTAAAGGCTTTACATTACTTTAAAAAAGATAAAGATTATATAATTCAAGACGGTGAAATTATTATTGTAGATGAATTTACAGGAAGATTAATGCATGGAAGAAGATACTCAGAGGGTTTACACCAAGCTATTGAAGCAAAAGAAGGCGTTAAAGTAAAGGAAGAATCCTTAACATATGCAACTATAACATTCCAGAATTATTTCAGAATGTATGAAAAATTGGCCGGAATGACTGGAACCGCTAAAACTGAAGAAGATGAATTCAAACAAATATATAACTGTGAGGTTGTTGTAATCCCAACAAATAAACCTGTAATTAGAAAAGATAAAAATGACTTAATATATAAAACTCAAAAAGAAAAATGGACTGCTGTTGTTAAAGAAATAAAAGAAAGATATAAAAATGGGCAACCTATGTTAGTTGGTACTACTTCTATAGAAACCAGTGAATTATTAAGTCATATGTTAAAAAAAGAGAAAATACCTCATAATGTATTAAATGCGAAATACCATGAAAAAGAAGCTGAAATTATTGCACAAGCAGGACAAAAAGGTATGATAACAATAGCAACTAATATGGCTGGAAGAGGTACAGATATCAAACTAGGAGAAGGCGTTGTTGAATTAGGCGGACTTTATGTTATAGGCACGGAAAGACATGAAAGTAGAAGAATCGATAATCAATTAATAGGTCGTTCAGGAAGACAGGGAGATCCTGGAGAATCAAGATTTTTCCTTTCATTTGAAGATGATCTCTTAAGATTGTTTGGTGGAGATAAATTAAAGAATATAATGAATACATTAAAAATTGAAGATGATCAGCCCATTGAACATGCCTTATTAAGTAAAATAATAAGAGATGCTCAAAAAAGAGTTGAAGGTATCCATTTCTCCATAAGAAAAAGATTATTTGAACTAGATTCCATTATGGATTATCAAAGATCATCTATTTATAGTCACAGGGATTGGATTTTAAGCCAAACGGATTATGATGAACATTTAAGAGAAATTTTTGAAGATGTCGTTGACAGATTAGTTGAATCTTCTATAAACGAAGAAGAATTAGTAGATAAAGAAGAATTAAGTAAAAAATTACTTGCTTTTGGAATAATTGAAAAAATCGATTTTGACAATGTTGAAGAATGCAAAGATAAAGTATTTAAATTATTATGGGATAAATATCATTCTAAAAAAAGTGAATTTGGTGAAGAGTTTCAGAGAATATCCAAATTTATAATGCTTAGAATTATTGATGAAAGATGGAGAAAACATCTTGAAGCTATTGAACATTTAAAGGAAGCTGTTAGTTTGAGAGCATATGGACAAAAAGATCCTGCAATGGAATTCAAAAAAGAATCTTATATTCTATTTGAAGAATTAATAAATAACATTTATGATGATACTGTTTCTTATCTATTGAGAATAATAAAAGTTGATACATCAAAAGAAGAAGAAGAAACAAAGAAAAAGATTCATCAATTAAATTTCGTTCATAATGACGGAAGTGTAATTAATAGAGCTGAAAAAAGAAAAGAAAAAAAGAAAACACATAAAAGAATCAAAATAAAGAGGTGA
- the prfB gene encoding peptide chain release factor 2, with protein MLDYEIKVKIDELKEKFKNLRSLFDIEKTNKRINKLENEMTNPEFWNDQKRAEKISRELQHLKHEKEEFINLQGLFEDLEVAIEFSEEDPTMDDQALEILHKIEKKVKEFELAMLLSGKYDSNNVFLTIHPGAGGTESHDWADMLLRMYTRWAEKNSYKIEIIDYLPGDEAGIKSVTIKINGSFAYGKLKYESGVHRLVRVSPFDAANRRHTSFASVSVTPELDEDIDIEIRPDDLKIDTYRAGGAGGQHVNKTDSAVRITHLPTGIVVACQNERSQHQNKATAMQILKARLFELEMKKKMEEKLKLMGDMKDISWGNQIRSYVLYPYKMVKDHRTSYESSNADAVLDGDLDGFIEAELLYFAKLNKE; from the coding sequence ATGCTTGACTATGAAATAAAAGTAAAAATAGATGAACTAAAAGAAAAATTTAAAAACCTTAGAAGTCTTTTTGATATAGAAAAAACAAATAAACGGATAAATAAACTGGAAAATGAAATGACTAACCCTGAATTCTGGAATGATCAAAAAAGAGCTGAAAAAATTTCTCGTGAATTACAACATTTAAAACATGAAAAGGAAGAATTTATAAATCTTCAAGGTTTATTTGAAGATCTTGAAGTAGCCATAGAATTCAGCGAAGAAGATCCTACTATGGATGATCAAGCTCTAGAAATATTACATAAAATAGAAAAAAAAGTAAAAGAATTCGAACTAGCAATGTTATTATCAGGAAAATATGATTCAAACAATGTATTTTTAACTATACACCCTGGTGCTGGCGGAACAGAATCTCACGATTGGGCAGATATGTTATTAAGAATGTATACAAGATGGGCAGAAAAAAATTCATATAAAATAGAAATCATAGATTATTTGCCTGGTGATGAAGCTGGAATAAAAAGCGTTACAATAAAAATAAATGGTTCATTTGCATATGGAAAATTAAAATACGAATCTGGTGTTCATAGATTAGTTAGAGTTTCTCCTTTTGATGCCGCAAATAGGAGACACACTTCCTTTGCATCCGTTTCAGTAACCCCAGAATTAGATGAAGATATCGATATAGAAATAAGACCTGATGATTTAAAAATAGATACATATAGAGCTGGCGGAGCCGGAGGGCAACACGTTAATAAAACAGATTCAGCAGTTAGAATAACTCATTTACCTACAGGTATTGTGGTCGCCTGCCAAAATGAACGATCTCAACATCAAAATAAAGCTACAGCAATGCAAATATTAAAAGCCAGACTTTTTGAACTTGAAATGAAAAAGAAAATGGAAGAAAAATTAAAGTTAATGGGTGATATGAAAGATATATCTTGGGGAAATCAAATTAGATCTTATGTATTATATCCATATAAAATGGTTAAAGATCACAGAACAAGTTACGAATCGTCTAATGCTGATGCTGTACTAGATGGTGATTTAGATGGATTTATAGAAGCTGAACTTCTGTATTTTGCTAAATTAAATAAAGAATAA
- a CDS encoding nucleotidyltransferase domain-containing protein, whose amino-acid sequence MKFGLKEELLDNLIKIFSNNKKIKRVILFGSRAKGNFKNGSDIDIALYGEDLNINDIISIQVEIEKLEIPYGIDLIIYNKIDNKELKEHIDRVGKFLYKRD is encoded by the coding sequence ATGAAATTTGGGTTAAAGGAAGAGCTTTTGGACAATCTTATTAAAATATTTTCCAACAACAAAAAAATAAAAAGGGTTATTTTATTTGGTTCAAGAGCAAAGGGGAATTTTAAAAATGGATCTGATATAGATATAGCATTGTATGGAGAGGATCTAAATATAAATGATATTATTTCAATTCAGGTTGAAATTGAAAAACTTGAAATTCCATATGGAATAGATTTAATAATTTATAATAAAATAGATAACAAAGAATTAAAAGAGCATATAGATAGAGTCGGGAAGTTTTTATATAAAAGAGATTGA
- a CDS encoding bifunctional 5,10-methylenetetrahydrofolate dehydrogenase/5,10-methenyltetrahydrofolate cyclohydrolase, whose product MEDLKTEKLFNIKYLIEKFDKPIFEKNIKLLKENNIQPQLICILTSKDAGSVSYAKGIKGICKKYGINFILDKAFNKELLEEKIKYYNNDKSTHGIIVMYPTPFDIKDTYFMNLVSIEKDVEGLNHEYMGYLVQHEFYSDNENLRKLIIPPTAKGILYVLKRNYILYENYFKDNGKYPSNLKENPFKLEGKKIVVINDSLAVGRSLALMMLNENASVRVCQKYTDYDDIMKFVSISDIIISAVPSEKFKIPTKYIPENSIVFDIAFEGNFEYPDVFDKVYRISPKWNLVEKGNRINDMTLHKLISNLFYLVNRRLGDNALIELKKFERNIFVGR is encoded by the coding sequence GTGGAGGATTTAAAAACGGAAAAATTATTTAATATAAAATATTTAATAGAAAAATTTGATAAACCAATTTTTGAGAAAAATATTAAATTATTAAAAGAAAATAATATACAACCACAATTAATCTGTATTCTTACATCAAAGGATGCAGGTAGTGTTTCGTATGCTAAAGGTATAAAAGGTATTTGTAAAAAATATGGAATAAATTTTATTCTTGATAAAGCATTTAACAAAGAGTTATTAGAAGAAAAAATAAAGTATTATAATAATGACAAAAGTACACACGGAATAATTGTTATGTATCCAACACCATTTGATATTAAAGATACATATTTTATGAATCTTGTATCAATAGAGAAAGATGTGGAAGGTTTAAATCATGAGTATATGGGATATTTGGTTCAACATGAATTTTACAGCGATAATGAAAATTTACGAAAATTGATTATTCCCCCAACAGCAAAAGGAATATTATATGTTTTGAAAAGAAATTATATACTCTATGAAAATTATTTTAAAGATAATGGCAAATATCCTTCTAATTTAAAAGAAAACCCTTTTAAATTAGAAGGAAAAAAAATTGTGGTAATTAATGATTCTTTGGCAGTGGGAAGATCTTTAGCTTTAATGATGTTAAATGAAAATGCTAGTGTTAGGGTATGTCAGAAATATACAGATTATGATGACATAATGAAATTCGTGTCTATTTCCGATATTATTATCTCAGCAGTTCCATCAGAAAAATTTAAAATTCCTACAAAATATATACCAGAAAATTCAATAGTATTTGATATAGCTTTCGAGGGGAATTTTGAATATCCAGATGTGTTTGATAAAGTATATAGAATTTCACCAAAGTGGAATCTTGTGGAAAAAGGAAATAGAATAAATGACATGACATTACATAAATTAATATCTAATTTATTTTATTTAGTAAATAGAAGATTGGGAGATAATGCATTAATTGAATTAAAAAAATTTGAAAGAAATATATTTGTTGGAAGGTGA
- a CDS encoding DUF1292 domain-containing protein has protein sequence MERLEFFTITGEDGNEYNFMFVEELKIKGKKYWICYEAFKEEDSEDIILGDTVAFKVNEEKGELFLDAVEEDEELEKVEEEWKKIMDKVDIDENEEFVMIDSEDDIIKENGKEEK, from the coding sequence ATGGAAAGATTAGAATTTTTTACAATTACTGGTGAGGATGGCAATGAATATAATTTCATGTTTGTTGAAGAATTAAAGATTAAAGGGAAAAAGTATTGGATATGTTACGAAGCTTTTAAAGAAGAAGACAGTGAGGATATTATTTTAGGAGATACTGTAGCCTTTAAGGTAAACGAAGAAAAAGGAGAGTTATTCTTAGATGCTGTAGAAGAAGATGAAGAATTGGAAAAAGTGGAAGAAGAATGGAAAAAGATTATGGATAAAGTGGATATAGATGAAAATGAAGAATTTGTCATGATTGATTCTGAAGATGATATTATAAAAGAAAATGGAAAAGAAGAAAAATAA
- the smc gene encoding chromosome segregation protein SMC, whose product MNLLEMRIKGFKSFAKNTTLNLNANIVSIVGPNGSGKSNIVDALRWLLGEQSSKQIRISEKYDVIFGGSEKFPPAKKAEVYIKIKDDNGKIRTIGKTLSADGKIQYKIDNKNARLKDIYDVIGGAGVGKSFYSIISQDQVRELVSASSDQLRIIIEDAAGIKTYLEKKEIALKMLNQTKENLDRLNDVLYEVEKRVRSLSNRASRARKYMEYNNELKTIGIKYFGAKSLDIDKKIKNIETAIQENKDKIKSYLSKSFEVERLYKELKKEIEEKEEQLSIYGEKIENFRQRLKSYEEMKIILEKEINDLNSKIVEKDWERKKFEEDLQKNTKRHEEVKDLLNKYESENEKYIEEIKIVENEKRKIESSISEEINKLTELKEDIKKTNNLLKELENSKNKLINELADKEERLKFLTTEKETLEKTIDRLENELIKLESELNSINKKEEKLNNEIFDKKKIVDEQHTQLANAYNYLQKLKHDKDLTERKIQNLSLQITEYEGFSFAIKKLFEAFHKDENLIDVVLNLIEVPEELETAITMVAGYRLQNIVVKDSKHISSYINYLKAEKAGRVTFLPLDLINPKIRKFKELETEPGFYGYIIDLINYKNEFKNAIQYVFGNAIVVDSLNTALTIKNRYKNISLTISTTDGEIINTSGAITGGFSKGNNSTLLLTRKRELQTLKYSLDELNNEIKIQEELLKKLEYEYKKNSLELRKLEDKLNEIKYNRLNGSNSYKDFKNNYDSAKKRYNEIIKRIDSYKIREEEIHFELKNINNEIEENKEKIILLEKNVSEIEKINKSTHNELRLKIAKLDELNLYKNSITEKINNYKTEYSKIKNDIKTIENTIESINTLLKELKSSINRKKDDLIEYEKEIKNMNTEIEDAFKMMRMSREGKSEKFDELERLEMKKNELKDKIDELKNLSHELDLEIQNLNHEKVFLIEKAKNIGIDKENFLYEELNEQEILALERRIEDIKRTLKHIGSVDLAVLDEYEMVKKELDDRKKQKEDILQSIKTLQEGIEKIDNEAEEKYLNTFKLVNEKFGFYIKELFVGGDGILKMIGDGKAFEKGVEISVKKPGRNFQKLQLFSGGEKALITSAFLFALMNVNPSPFYLLDEIDAPLDDINAGKLAKLIKNNIEKTQFIIITHNKLMMEIGEIFHGITMRYGVSQVVPVDFKFLEELDKSPL is encoded by the coding sequence TTGAATCTATTAGAAATGAGAATTAAAGGCTTTAAAAGTTTTGCTAAAAATACTACATTAAATCTAAATGCAAATATTGTTAGTATAGTCGGACCAAATGGTTCAGGAAAATCGAATATAGTAGACGCATTACGATGGTTATTAGGAGAACAATCATCAAAACAAATAAGAATTTCTGAAAAATACGACGTTATATTTGGCGGTTCAGAAAAATTCCCACCTGCAAAAAAAGCCGAGGTATATATAAAAATTAAAGATGATAATGGTAAAATCAGAACTATTGGTAAAACTCTTTCTGCTGATGGAAAAATTCAATATAAAATCGATAATAAAAATGCACGATTAAAAGATATATATGATGTAATAGGTGGTGCAGGTGTTGGAAAATCCTTTTATTCAATTATATCACAGGATCAGGTAAGAGAATTGGTATCCGCCTCATCAGATCAATTAAGAATTATCATCGAAGATGCTGCAGGAATTAAAACATACCTAGAAAAAAAAGAAATTGCTTTAAAAATGCTTAATCAAACAAAAGAGAATTTAGATCGACTAAATGACGTACTATACGAAGTTGAAAAAAGGGTTAGATCCTTGTCAAACCGTGCATCAAGAGCAAGAAAATATATGGAATATAATAACGAATTGAAAACCATTGGAATTAAATACTTTGGTGCTAAAAGCCTTGATATTGATAAAAAAATAAAAAACATTGAAACAGCTATTCAAGAAAACAAAGATAAAATTAAATCTTACTTATCTAAAAGTTTTGAGGTTGAACGCTTATATAAAGAATTAAAAAAAGAAATTGAAGAAAAAGAAGAACAATTATCCATATATGGTGAAAAAATTGAAAATTTCAGACAACGATTAAAATCCTATGAAGAAATGAAAATCATACTCGAAAAAGAAATAAACGATTTGAATTCAAAAATAGTAGAAAAGGATTGGGAGAGAAAAAAATTCGAAGAAGATCTTCAAAAGAACACAAAAAGGCATGAAGAAGTGAAAGATTTACTTAATAAATATGAAAGTGAAAATGAAAAATATATTGAAGAAATAAAAATCGTTGAAAATGAAAAAAGAAAAATTGAAAGTTCTATTTCTGAAGAAATAAACAAATTAACCGAACTAAAAGAAGATATTAAAAAAACAAATAATCTTCTAAAAGAGTTGGAAAACAGCAAAAATAAGTTAATTAACGAATTAGCAGATAAAGAAGAAAGATTAAAATTCTTAACAACTGAAAAAGAAACGTTAGAGAAAACCATTGATAGATTGGAAAATGAATTAATAAAATTAGAATCAGAATTAAACTCTATTAATAAAAAAGAAGAAAAATTGAATAACGAAATTTTTGATAAGAAAAAAATAGTAGATGAGCAACATACACAATTAGCTAATGCATATAACTATTTACAAAAATTAAAACATGATAAAGATTTAACCGAAAGAAAAATCCAAAACCTATCATTACAAATAACTGAATATGAAGGCTTTTCTTTCGCTATAAAAAAGCTATTTGAAGCTTTTCACAAAGATGAAAATTTAATAGATGTGGTATTAAATTTAATAGAGGTTCCTGAAGAATTAGAAACTGCTATAACAATGGTTGCAGGATATAGATTACAAAATATTGTTGTAAAAGACTCAAAACACATTTCATCCTATATAAATTATCTAAAGGCTGAAAAAGCTGGAAGAGTTACATTTTTACCATTAGATTTAATCAACCCCAAAATCAGGAAATTCAAAGAATTAGAGACAGAACCGGGATTTTATGGATATATCATAGATTTAATTAACTATAAAAATGAGTTTAAAAATGCAATTCAATATGTTTTTGGAAATGCGATTGTTGTAGATTCTTTAAACACTGCATTAACTATTAAAAATAGATATAAAAATATATCCTTAACCATATCTACTACAGATGGAGAAATAATAAATACCTCTGGAGCAATAACTGGTGGATTTTCTAAAGGAAATAACTCTACACTTCTCTTAACAAGAAAAAGGGAATTGCAAACATTAAAGTATTCTTTAGATGAACTAAACAACGAAATAAAAATTCAAGAAGAATTATTAAAAAAATTAGAATATGAATACAAAAAAAACTCATTAGAGTTGAGAAAGTTAGAAGACAAGCTAAATGAGATAAAATACAACAGATTAAATGGATCTAACTCATATAAAGATTTTAAAAACAATTACGATTCGGCTAAAAAACGCTATAATGAAATTATTAAAAGAATAGATTCATATAAAATAAGAGAAGAAGAAATACATTTTGAATTAAAAAACATAAACAATGAAATTGAAGAAAACAAAGAAAAAATTATTTTACTGGAAAAAAATGTTTCAGAAATAGAAAAAATTAACAAATCAACCCATAATGAATTGCGTTTAAAAATTGCAAAATTAGATGAATTAAATCTTTATAAAAATTCAATTACAGAAAAAATTAATAATTACAAAACAGAATATTCTAAAATAAAAAATGATATAAAAACCATAGAAAACACAATAGAATCAATAAATACATTATTAAAAGAATTAAAATCAAGTATCAATAGAAAAAAAGATGACCTCATTGAATATGAAAAAGAAATAAAAAATATGAACACAGAAATAGAAGATGCTTTTAAAATGATGAGAATGAGCAGAGAAGGAAAATCGGAAAAATTTGACGAACTTGAAAGATTAGAAATGAAAAAAAATGAACTAAAAGACAAAATCGATGAATTAAAAAATCTTTCACATGAATTAGACCTTGAAATACAAAATCTAAATCATGAAAAGGTTTTTTTAATTGAAAAAGCTAAAAATATTGGCATTGATAAAGAAAACTTTTTATATGAAGAGTTAAACGAACAGGAAATCTTAGCTCTAGAAAGAAGAATAGAAGATATAAAAAGAACTTTAAAACATATTGGTAGCGTTGATTTGGCTGTATTAGATGAATATGAAATGGTAAAAAAAGAATTAGATGATAGAAAAAAACAAAAAGAGGATATTCTTCAATCAATAAAAACACTTCAAGAAGGTATAGAAAAAATTGATAACGAAGCAGAAGAAAAATATTTAAACACCTTTAAGCTGGTAAATGAAAAATTTGGGTTCTATATAAAAGAATTATTTGTTGGTGGCGATGGAATATTAAAAATGATTGGGGATGGAAAAGCATTTGAAAAAGGTGTTGAAATTTCTGTAAAAAAACCTGGTAGAAATTTTCAAAAATTACAACTTTTTTCAGGTGGAGAAAAAGCTTTGATAACTTCCGCATTCTTATTTGCTTTAATGAATGTAAATCCAAGTCCTTTTTATTTATTAGATGAAATAGATGCTCCGCTTGATGATATTAATGCTGGAAAACTGGCAAAATTAATAAAAAATAATATAGAAAAAACACAATTTATAATCATTACACACAATAAATTAATGATGGAAATTGGCGAAATATTTCACGGTATTACAATGCGATATGGAGTCTCTCAAGTTGTACCTGTTGATTTCAAATTCCTTGAAGAATTGGATAAGTCTCCGTTATAA
- a CDS encoding FAD binding domain-containing protein, which translates to MITFNYDYVKPKTLDEALEALQEENSFPILGGTDLIVKMRADRIKPKLVVDLKGIDELFHVDFSKEEGLVFGAGLKLNVLAEEFGYIKEYFPTLYQGIRVVGGYQTRNRATVVGNICNASPASDTAPALLTYNAKVNIVSSKGGRTVELKNFFKGPGKTVLEKGEIVKSIFIPYEGDSIGRYYKVSRIKAVDLSTIGVALTVIDPEGKRDIRVALASVAPTPVRVFKAEEFIKDKELTPENVEEFAQIIQDSVNPITDARGTAEYRKRMAKILPIKLLREMKMIKEGL; encoded by the coding sequence ATGATTACTTTCAACTACGATTACGTTAAACCCAAAACGCTAGATGAAGCTTTAGAAGCGTTACAGGAAGAAAATTCCTTCCCAATACTTGGGGGAACCGATTTAATTGTAAAAATGAGAGCGGATAGAATCAAACCAAAATTAGTAGTTGATCTAAAAGGTATTGATGAATTATTTCATGTTGACTTTTCAAAAGAAGAAGGTTTAGTCTTTGGTGCTGGTTTAAAATTAAATGTTTTAGCAGAAGAATTCGGCTATATCAAAGAATATTTTCCTACATTATATCAAGGTATTAGAGTTGTAGGTGGATATCAAACAAGAAATAGAGCTACTGTAGTTGGAAATATTTGTAATGCTTCACCTGCTTCAGATACTGCTCCTGCATTGCTTACATATAATGCAAAAGTAAACATTGTATCTTCTAAAGGCGGAAGAACTGTTGAATTAAAAAATTTCTTTAAAGGTCCTGGTAAAACTGTATTAGAAAAAGGCGAAATAGTTAAATCTATATTCATTCCATACGAAGGCGATAGTATAGGTAGATACTATAAAGTCTCAAGAATTAAGGCTGTGGATCTTTCAACTATAGGTGTAGCTTTAACTGTAATTGATCCAGAAGGAAAGAGAGATATTAGAGTTGCTTTAGCTTCAGTAGCACCAACACCTGTAAGAGTATTCAAAGCTGAAGAATTTATAAAAGATAAAGAATTAACTCCTGAAAATGTAGAAGAATTTGCTCAAATAATCCAAGATAGTGTAAATCCAATCACAGACGCAAGAGGAACTGCAGAATACAGGAAAAGAATGGCTAAAATATTACCTATTAAATTATTAAGAGAAATGAAAATGATAAAGGAGGGATTATAA
- a CDS encoding (2Fe-2S)-binding protein, protein MKITFTVNNESVEVEVKPNETLLDVLREKLYLTGAKEGCGNGECGACTVIYNGRPVNSCLVLAPEADGAVIETVEGLAKDNKLHPIQEAFVEANAFQCGYCTPGFIMSTKAMLEKVPNPTKEVVVERLAGNLCRCTGYTVILDAVKLAAQKMGGAE, encoded by the coding sequence ATGAAAATAACTTTTACTGTTAATAATGAAAGCGTAGAGGTTGAAGTAAAACCAAATGAAACCCTCCTGGACGTATTGAGAGAAAAACTATATTTAACTGGTGCAAAAGAAGGCTGTGGAAACGGGGAGTGCGGCGCATGTACTGTTATATATAACGGAAGACCTGTGAATTCATGTTTAGTACTTGCTCCTGAAGCTGATGGTGCTGTAATAGAAACTGTTGAAGGACTAGCTAAAGATAATAAATTACACCCTATCCAGGAAGCTTTTGTAGAAGCAAATGCCTTTCAATGTGGATATTGTACTCCAGGTTTTATAATGTCAACAAAAGCCATGCTTGAAAAAGTTCCAAACCCCACAAAGGAAGTTGTTGTTGAAAGATTAGCAGGAAACCTATGTAGATGTACTGGTTATACAGTTATTTTAGATGCAGTAAAATTAGCTGCCCAGAAAATGGGAGGTGCAGAATAA